The following are encoded in a window of Arctopsyche grandis isolate Sample6627 chromosome 2, ASM5162203v2, whole genome shotgun sequence genomic DNA:
- the Neurl4 gene encoding neuralized E3 ubiquitin protein ligase 4 produces MSGPGAAVLSLGLRPASSERVTIVNDGRTVMAKRNYKEFNHGLVFSASPLPDDHLFQLHIDKKINTWSGSIEIGVITCDPSTIDPSTTATTLVDGSWVMSGNLILKNGAPYIQINGKDLNTLKEGDTIGVMKTSSGDLIFEVCGECIGIVTQNLPNPAYAVIDLYGKCVQVTMKTMIEKLQCQNHNSDKSGWSCPILTPNVPYFSNLQLCPDLNVHVNLPSKTSGQGAIPKERYIKTNSSKLRFHQHCGSLVKLSSDRKSAERRDPLDEFNNGVVMTHRALYDDELFEIRIDHLVNKWSGSLEVGVTTHNPLLIEFPSTMTNMHSGTIMMSGCGILINGKGTRREYGQFNLDELREGDRVGMMRKSNGNLHYFINALDQGMAASKISQHVYGVIDLYGMTIKVTIIDPEERKVPNSITPRKFSQSNSITHGKDHGEPSRRNFIIDLAISDRLLFHSNCGAHAVVSNGGLTAHRPRATDDFNNGVVLTNRPLRPGEIFEVRLEKVVKKWAGSIEIGVTTHTPNDLEFPITMTNMRSGTWMMTGNGVMHNGTTVQDRYGSSLDRIIVGDRVGVVRQSCGTLHFYINGVDQGPATAGVPENVYGVIDLYGQAAQASIVQFPNSPESLPSSISNTTLHGGDLCFHRVHGRNVRVQGIGLVATRIASMVNFEDALLFSSRPLRECEMFQIRISDILDLCDSCIAFGVTAACPSEIAVPSTFKNITQDTYILHGRTLIHNGCYMSDKYSLNLQNISVNSRVGVMRHADRSVHFYLDGMDQGKAWDVYNLNIYAVIDMSGQCSEVCMSPPKSRGFSGNSDNSLNMPTTGLQCSHITKHIFSEYCGSNIEINSDYTVARVISLTTMSNLVFSASLLHPDGLFEVEVMSCDNNFAGSMRIGVTDVNILNAYVNSKLPSSMLDLPPGTMYIEGNQQMTIGSPHVNVVYPSLNWLKTKDRVGLRRIGYSDCIALQLNTEEINVVFRNVPDKVFVVFEMCGSQTSIKAVSTESFPCADGEMEASDDGNSLHLIGCASPVQLNNSINASRCNSPDHNATLANMTSENVKQPPDVPLNGHKKLASFFHINHGGNVVIEKQGIGVRRLNGYNRAIVIANKPIIRGQCFKFQVTKTNLSWSSSIMVGVSKSALALRLPTSAVDLKQGCWIVSGDHLYLDGNVIWSDYGKPLDMLRSGAVIILDFTENRELHLIVNDVNLGCFSRMTQKVNKLYPIIDIYGQCEQVSILNDEETHDFEADLSDSDDIAINLVKPNILPNVICAPGDTILEHNSNNNSEYYKTIQLCEKAYLEYYEKESSNPNRNNLNNGHSSQSSISFQTKGKISKQQLSKSLSENESFNLAIQNISMSESANATNEIKNREIKRRTTIVNCYRPNNNASAHDQACSIWSFTPFDDQYKRDYAFHRSTTLPHIPKLSQSVRRSTSHDNVSNLTPKTLMHLCDVKTIQYTSDLNTSLIKLWKLWELWKQCKQQVLSHSLKDNEESDNSTASFKDSCKFVFSKCRGQVTQSVKDLYESSQVDDPPLSMSDDTCISSSSKIQCTLSKLYLSVDFFKGAEPSARKSSLCDDHEYYIRLLFKETPAGYIPGDDFIYYIRELFRESPKTYDCSILSNAIDMKELLGLPDFLFTDDPPQCFCNACCPSEMITDIPHGWVRFFLNKSGRSPDKTKRKLRYWMINIDDIQHLLQVGPDPGLPQGNAFIVPCEKLQPPDRIDNSHLRCFDKRHLIGEMRAALEVFVWNPNDVGLPEDICQTYNVKPIHYFLDCVGYCQVQALLLCEST; encoded by the exons ATGTCGGGGCCGGGGGCGGCGGTGCTcagtttagggcttcgccccgcTTCCTCGGAACGAGTCACTATAGTTAACGATGGCCGTACGGTAATGGCTAAACGAAACTACAAAGAGTTTAACCACGGCCTCGTCTTCAGCGCATCTCCCCTACCAGACGACCATCTCTTTCAGCTACACATTGACAAGAAG ATTAACACATGGAGTGGTAGTATAGAGATAGGTGTCATCACATGTGACCCGAGTACAATAGATCCATCGACTACGGCGACCACGCTTGTAGATGGATCATGG GTAATGTCCGGTAATTTGATATTGAAGAATGGAGCTCCATACATCCAGATAAATGGTAAAGATTTGAATACACTTAAAGAGGGCGACACCATCGGAGTGATGAAAACCTCTTCT GGGGATCTTATATTCGAGGTGTGTGGCGAATGTATCGGTATTGTGACCCAAAACCTGCCAAATCCCGCTTATGCTGTTATCGATTTGTATGGAAAATGTGTTCAAGTCACAATGAAAACTATGATTGAGAAACTTCAATGTCAG AATCACAACAGCGACAAGTCAGGCTGGTCGTGTCCAATACTCACACCAAACGTTCCGTACTTTTCGAATCTTCAATTGTGTCCAGATTTGAATGTGCATGTTAATTTACCATCAAAAACCAGCGGGCAAGGTGCTATTcctaaag AGAGATATATCAAGACCAACTCATCGAAATTGAGATTTCATCAGCACTGCGGTAGTTTGGTGAAGCTCAGCTCGGATAGAAA AAGCGCCGAAAGAAGAGATCCTCTGGATGAATTCAACAATGGTGTTGTTATGACGCATCGTGCTCTTTACGATgatgaattatttgaaattcgTATCGATCATCTCGTCAACAAATGGAGCGGTAGTCTAGAG GTTGGCGTTACAACGCATAATCCGCTGCTAATAGAATTTCCTTCGACCATGACGAACATGCACAGTGGTACTATTATGATGTCCGGCTGTGGAATTTTGATAAATGGCAAAGGCACCCGTCGTGAATACGGCCAATTCAATTTAGATGAACTTAGG GAAGGAGACAGGGTAGGAATGATGCGAAAGAGTAAtggaaatttgcattatttcatCAACGCCCTCGACCAAGGTATGGCAGCTTCGAAGATATCACAGCACGTCTATGGCGTAATAGATTTATACGGTATGACAATAAAG GTGACAATTATTGATCCGGAAGAAAGAAAAGTACCCAACAGTATAACGCCTAGAAAATTTTCACAATCGA ATTCTATCACACACGGTAAAGACCATGGCGAGCCATCGAGAAGGAATTTCATCATTGACCTGGCAATCTCCGATCGTCTTTTATTCCATTCCAACTGCGGGGCACATGCCGTTGTATCCAATGGGGGTCTTACGGCACACAGACCACG agCGACAGATGATTTCAACAACGGCGTTGTCTTAACCAATCGCCCATTGAGGCCTGGCGAAATCTTCGAAGTCAGACTAGAAAAAGTCGTAAAGAAATGGGCTGGTTCTATAGAAATAGGCGTCACTACGCACACACCTAACGATCTAGAATTTCCCATCACCATGACAAATATGAG ATCCGGAACTTGGATGATGACGGGTAATGGCGTAATGCATAATGGAACGACTGTTCAAGATCGTTATGGAAGCAGTTTGGATCGGATTAtt GTCGGGGATCGAGTTGGCGTGGTAAGACAATCGTGTGGTACATTACACTTTTACATAAACGGAGTTGATCAGGGACCTGCAACGGCAGGAGTTCCTGAAAATGTGTATGGAGTCATCG ATTTGTACGGACAAGCGGCACAGGCAAGCATTGTGCAATTTCCAAATTCTCCAGAATCTTTACCGTCTTCCATTTCAAATACGACATTACACGG AGGAGATCTGTGCTTCCATCGAGTTCACGGCCGAAATGTTCGTGTGCAAGGCATCGGGCTGGTGGCAACGAGGATCGCGTCAATGGTCAACTTTGAAGACGCCCTATTGTTCAGCAGTCGTCCGTTGCGGGAGTGTGAAATGTTTCAGATTCGAATATCGGACATTTTAGACCTTTGCGATAGCTGTATTGCTTTTG GTGTTACAGCAGCGTGTCCGAGCGAAATCGCCGTGCCGTCAACTTTCAAGAACATAACCCAAGATACGTATATACTCCACGGCCGCACACTGATACATAACGGATGTTACATGTCCGACAAGTACTCATTGAACCTGCAGAATATCTCGGTGAACAGTCGGGTGGGCGTGATGCGACACGCCGACAGGAGCGTGCACTTTTACCTGGACGGTATGGACCAGGGTAAGGCGTGGGACGTTTACAATTTGAACATATACGCTGTGATCGACATGAGTGGTCAGTGTTCGGAAGTGTGCATGTCTCCCCCCAAATCCAGAGGCTTCAGTGGCAACTCGGACAACTCCCTGAACATGCCCACCACAGGACTTCAATGCTCGCACATTACCAAGCACAT attttcggAATATTGTGGATCAAATATAGAAATTAACAGTGATTATACAGTGGCTCGTGTCATTTCGTTGACGACAATGTCCAATTTAGTATTCAGCGCATCACTTCTACATCCGGATGGACTATTTGAG gtGGAGGTTATGAGCTGCGATAATAACTTCGCAGGATCCATGCGAATCGGTGTCACCGATGTTAATATTCTGAACGCTTATGTTAACAGTAAATTACCATCGTCAATGTTGGATTTACCACCGGGGACGATGTACATTGAAG GAAACCAGCAAATGACTATCGGATCACCACATGTGAATGTCGTTTATCCATCATTAAACTGGTTAAAAACTAAGGACAGAGTCGGTTTAAGACGTATTGGGTATTCAGATTGTATCGCATTACAGCTAAATACTGAAGAAATCAATGTTGTATTTAGAAACGTACCAGAT AAAGTATTTGTAGTCTTTGAAATGTGCGGCTCTCAAACATCTATCAAAGCGGTATCTACCGAATCTTTTCCATGCGCGGATGGTGAAATGGAGGCCTCGGACGATGGAAACAGTCTTCATTTGATCGGATGTGCAAGTCCGGTTCAGCTTAATA ATAGTATCAACGCTTCCAGGTGCAACTCTCCAGATCACAATGCCACTCTGGCCAATATGACTAGTGAGAATGTTAAACAGCCACCAGACGTTCCCTTGAATGGCCATAAAAAACTTGCttcattttttcatatcaatcatGGCGGCAATGTCGTAATTGAAAAacaag GAATCGGAGTCAGACGACTGAATGGTTACAACCGTGCTATCGTTATTGCTAATAAACCGATCATTAGAGGGCAATGCTTTaag TTTCAAGTAACAAAAACTAATTTGTCTTGGAGTTCTTCCATCATGGTTGGAGTGAGCAAATCGGCGCTGGCTCTACGATTGCCAACTAGTGCGGTAGATCTTAAACAAGGTTGTTGGATTGTATCCGGAGATCATCTCTATCTGGACGGGAATGTT ATTTGGAGTGATTATGGAAAGCCATTGGATATGTTGCGCAGTGGAGCAGTCATAATTCTCGATTTCACCGAAAATCGTGAGCTTCATCTCATTGTCAACGACGTGAATCTGGGTTGTTTCAGCAGAATGACTCAAAAAGTTAACAAACTGTATCCTATCATTGACATTTATGGACAGTGTGAACag gtGTCAATTTTGAACGATGAGGAGACGCACGATTTTGAAGCTGATTTATCGGATAGTGACGATATTGCTATCAATTTGGTGAAACCCAATATTCTTCCTAATGTAATATGCGCACCGGGCGACACAATCTTAGAACACAACAGCAACAATAACTCAGAATACTATAAAACTATACAACTGTGTGAGAAGGCGTATTTGGAATATTACGAGAAGGAATCCAGCAATCCCAACAGGAACAATCTGAACAATGGTCACTCGTCGCAATCATCCATCAGTTTTCAAACGAAGGGGAAGATTTCAAAGCAACAACTGTCTAAAAGTCTGTCTGAGAACGAAAGCTTCAATCTAGCCATACAGAACATTTCCATGTCGGAGTCCGCGAATGccacaaatgaaattaaaaacagGGAGATCAAAAGACGCACAACTATAGTGAACTGCTATCGGCCGAACAATAATGCTTCAGCGCACGATCAAGCTTGCAGCATCTGGTCTTTCACGCCATTCGATGATCAGTACAAGCGTGACTATGCGTTCCATAGAAGCACAACACTGCCACACATACCGAAGTTGAGCCAATCCGTGCGACGCAGCACGAGCCACGACAACGTATCCAATCTCACGCCGAAGACCCTGATGCATCTCTGTGACGTGAAAACGATACAATACACGTCTGACCTCAATACTTCGTTGATTAAATTGTGGAAATTGTGGGAGCTGTGGAAGCAATGCAAACAGCAAGTGCTCAGTCACTCGCTGAAAGACAATGAGGAGAGCGACAACTCAACCGCAAGCTTCAAAGATTCATGCAAGTTCGTCTTCTCAAAGTGTCGTGGTCAAGTGACCCAGTCAGTCAAAGACCTGTACGAGAGCAGTCAAGTCGATGATCCCCCGCTGTCCATGTCGGACGACACTTGCATCAGCTCGTCTTCCAAAATCCAGTGCACGCTGAGCAAGTTGTATCTGAGTGTTGATTTTTTCAAAGGTGCTGAACCGTCAGCAAGGAAGTCTTCGCTATGCGACGACCACGAATACTACATTAGGTTACTTTTTAAGGAAACACCTGCAGGGTATATACCGGGtgatgattttatatattacattaggGAATTGTTTAGAGAAAGTCCTAAGACTTACGATTGTTCGATTTTGAGCAACGCGATTGATATGAAGGAATTGTTGGGTTTGCCCGATTTCTTATTTACTGACGATCCGCCGCAGTGTTTCTGCAACGCTTGCTGTCCATCCGAAATGATCACCGATATTCCGCACG GTTGGGTGCGTTTTTTCTTGAACAAGTCTGGAAGGTCACCGGATAAGACGAAAAGAAAATTGCGATATTGGATGATCAACATTGACGATATCCAGCATCTGCTTCAAGTCGGTCCCGATCCTGGTCTTCCGCAAGGGAATGCGTTTATAGTGCCGTGTGAAAAATTACAACCACCCGATCGCATAGATAACTCTCATTTGCG GTGTTTCGATAAGAGACATTTGATTGGCGAAATGAGAGCAGCTTTAGAAGTCTTTGTGTGGAATCCGAACGA CGTTGGACTGCCTGAAGATATATGTCAAACGTACAACGTGAAACCCATTCACTATTTCCTGGATTGTGTGGGTTACTGTCAAGTGCAAGCCTTACTACTATGCGAATCTACATGA